Proteins encoded by one window of Pseudomonas coleopterorum:
- a CDS encoding peptide ABC transporter ATP-binding protein — MSVVLTARDLTRHYDVSRGLFKPHAVVRALNGVSFELEAGKTLAVVGESGCGKSTLARALTLIEEPSSGSLQIAGQEVAGASKAERKQLRKDVQMVFQSPYASLNPRQKIGDQLGEPLLINTSLSKAERREKVQAMMQQVGLRPEHYQRYPHMFSGGQRQRIALARAMMLQPKVLVADEPTSALDVSIQAQVLNLFMDLQQEFNTAYVFISHNLAVVRHVADQVLVMYLGRPAEMGPKEDIYTRPLHPYTQALLSATPTIKPDPLKPKIKIVGELPNPLNPPSGCAFHKRCPYATERCSTEVPAFRPVDTRQVACHYAEQFLV, encoded by the coding sequence ATGAGCGTCGTACTGACCGCCCGCGACCTTACCCGTCATTACGACGTTTCGCGCGGGCTCTTCAAGCCCCATGCCGTGGTGCGTGCCCTCAATGGCGTATCCTTCGAGCTGGAAGCCGGCAAGACCCTCGCCGTGGTCGGTGAATCGGGCTGCGGCAAGTCGACCCTGGCCCGCGCGCTGACCCTGATCGAAGAACCCTCCTCCGGTTCGCTGCAGATCGCCGGCCAGGAAGTGGCAGGCGCCAGCAAGGCCGAGCGCAAGCAACTGCGCAAGGACGTGCAGATGGTGTTCCAGAGCCCCTACGCTTCGCTCAACCCTCGGCAGAAGATCGGCGACCAACTCGGCGAGCCGCTGCTGATCAACACCTCCCTGAGCAAGGCCGAGCGCCGCGAGAAGGTCCAGGCGATGATGCAGCAGGTCGGCCTGCGCCCTGAACACTACCAGCGCTACCCGCACATGTTCTCCGGTGGCCAGCGCCAGCGCATCGCCCTGGCCCGCGCCATGATGTTGCAGCCCAAAGTGCTGGTCGCCGACGAACCCACCTCGGCCCTCGACGTGTCGATCCAGGCGCAGGTGCTTAACCTGTTCATGGACTTGCAGCAGGAATTCAACACGGCGTACGTGTTCATCTCCCACAACCTGGCCGTGGTGCGTCATGTGGCCGACCAGGTGCTGGTGATGTACCTGGGCAGGCCGGCGGAAATGGGGCCCAAGGAAGACATCTACACCCGTCCTCTGCACCCCTACACCCAGGCCCTGCTGTCGGCCACGCCGACCATCAAGCCGGACCCGCTCAAGCCCAAGATCAAGATCGTCGGCGAGTTGCCCAACCCGCTGAATCCGCCGTCGGGCTGTGCGTTCCACAAGCGCTGCCCGTACGCCACCGAGCGCTGCAGCACCGAAGTACCGGCGTTCCGGCCGGTGGATACGCGGCAGGTGGCGTGTCACTACGCCGAGCAGTTCCTGGTGTAA